In Dasypus novemcinctus isolate mDasNov1 chromosome 8, mDasNov1.1.hap2, whole genome shotgun sequence, the genomic stretch atgaaaaaatatttttttcccagccTCATTCACTCACCTATGCTTTTAGAAATATGGTTCCTGATTCCAATATCCAAAACCATCTTCCTTTATCCTACTTCTCTACATGGGTAATCCTCACATCTTCAACCTGAAGCACCAATTCTCACTTAATTAACCCAAATCCATACTGATATGTACTAATTTTTGTACTCCACATTCCCCATTAATACTGATCTGTATTTGACAAACTGCTTTTCAGAACAGGTATGTCACTAGCTGAGAGGGAGTAATGGAAGACAAATAAAACCCCCCTTCTCTGCCTAAAAGCCAGGACTCCATCCATGCATCACCACAACTGCATACACCACACACATCCCAGGCACACAGTGCaattttttccatctctttgttaCCTGTCAGTCATAGATAATCAAAGTTCAAAATCCTGCATCCATACAGCAGAGAAAGATAGGTCACTTCTCTTGCAACATCAAGGGAAAAGAAAGCTTGGTATTCAAGAGAGTTTAAAAGTCCACAAAGAATGTAAAGTGAGGAAAACACAGTGCCTGTGCATGATTGAGACAGACAAAAAGTATATAATTTTACCAAAGCATGGGGATATGTAGCAGGAGTTAAGGGTGTGGGATTCAGAGTGAGGCAgctttgggttcaaatcctgttgCTAGGCATTGTTCAATGACCTTGAGCAACCACTTCACCTCTCTAAGCCTGTTTTCTAACATGTAAAATGGCTGTAATAACTGCACATTCCTCACAATCTGTTATTGTGGGATTTAATGAGATGCTTAGCATGCATCTGACACAACGAATTTTCAACAAACATTGGTTATTAATAGCCTTAATTCATTTCAAcacatgtccaatttccttttatAAATTCTTGCAAAGTCATGACATTAGTCTGCAAATTAGGCAGTAggactagatttttttttaatgtgtgaattaattaattttgagAATAGCCAGGAATAGCAGATAAGGCAAGAGGACACTATGGATGATGGCAAAAAACAGTTCATTCCGACTGTTTGTTATATGCCTGTCTCTCATTTCAGTGCTTTCAATCCATTATCTTATTAAATCCTgacaaataaagataataatatacagttttacacatgaggaaactgagtcttaaAGATATTAATAACTTGTACctaaaatataggcatttaattgtcaaatgaataaatatttaacggacaatgttttaaaatgtgtgaCTGTCTCAAATAAGCCTGTTCACAAGTGTGAAAGAATAAGTTGATTCTAAACATATTATTTTCAACTTTGTTGATGTAGTGTTTTCATTGTAGAGATTTTGATGGCAaccaaaaatatgtaaatgacaatgtcttaaaatgttttaaattccttATGTAGCATGTCTTTTCCCATGTCATAGATGAATATGCTAACTCTAAAGAATTGATTTAAAATAATACCTGATAACAAGAGTTTTTCATTCTTACCAAAAAAAATGGAGGGACATTGATCTCTGTCACTAAGTGACTAGatgtaactgaaaaaaaaaacatatatataaaaaattcttcACAGATACTTTTGGATAACACATGAATAATGACGTAGAAGAACATAATTGAATACTCAGCAATGGGTGTTCATACTGTAGGGGGGGAGGattaaagagaggaaaaataatttacaaaaaaagaGGGGTGCTCCCTTAGACTGATGATGACAGAATGCCAATGATAAGGAGAACAAGCTTCTCATTCTGTGCCCCAGGCGAGTGGGAAAAACCACTTTGTTGAACTGAGTCTAGCATTCCTCCTAGATTTGCCTTGGCTAGCTTTCCAAATCCCTTTTACTTTTCCCAAAGGCAATGCAAAGATGATCTTCAGCATGACACGACTGAATTTGCTCATAAAATTTTTCCCAAAATGATACTATAATACAGattttgttgtttatgttttatCTCCCAATTAAAATTTAAGTTCCACAAAGGCAAGGATATGTCAACTTTATTGCACTGTCTCCATCAGGGGAACTGTGAATTTTCATGGAATAAAAACCAATGAAAAGTATCAGAGAGATCCACCTCTGATGATTTCTAAAGGAAAACTCTGTCACTCCAACTTTCTACCATAGGCCCATGGATTTTGGAAGTGAGGACCACACAAAGAACCACAATGTTTACAAGCTGTCCTGGAACAGTGACTAATTATGATCACATGAGTTATGGAATCAGAGCATGGTAAGTACAGAAAGTTCTTATATAAAACTGGGTCAAGATGATGGAAAGAGTCAACCAAAGCAGCATTGCCTCCCAATTTCATCCTCCTGGGAATCTCCTTCCAGCCTGAGGTACAACTTGGTTCCTGAAGGAAATTCTCCTTCCTAAGCCCATGCTATCACCACAAGAGCCCTGTCAAGCCTTACATTTGGGAGGGGTTAACATCAAGGACTCTGAGACTGGCAAGTTGTTCACATAATGGCTAATCATGACCCCAAGGTTGCAAAGTAGAAGAAGGGAGAAGCATAGActtctggattttttttattacagtgataaaagataTTTGTGTTAGATAATAGGACATTCTCTCTATTAGCTGGCTCTGTCATCATGGTAAGAATCAACCAAACCAGCATTGTCTCTGAGTTCATCCTCCTGGGACTCTCCTCCCAGACTGAAGACCAGACACCACTCTTTGTCCTCTTCCTcaccatgtacctggtcaccataATAGGGAATCTGATCATCATCCTAGCCATCTACTCTGACCCCCAGCTCCAgacccccatgtatttcttcttgagtttccTATCTTTCACTGATATTTGCTTCACAACAAACACTGTCCccaaaatgctggtggacttccTTTCAGAGAAGAAGACCATCTCCTATGCTGGCTGTCTGACACAGATGTATTTCCTCTATGCTGTGGGTAACACTGACAGTTGTCTCCTGGCAGCCATGGCCtttgaccgctatgtggccatttgTGACCCCTTCCACTATATCACCATGATGAGCCAGCGTCGCTGCGTCCTGCTGCTGGCCTTCTCCTGCTCCTTCtctcacatccactccctcctaCACATTCTGTTGCTGAATCGTCTCACCTTCTGTGACtccaatattattcacaatttcatCTGTGACATCAACCCTGTGCTAAAATTGTCCTGCTCCTCCACATTTGTCAATGAACTTGTGATAAAGACAGAAGGACTTGTTGTTTTGGTGACCCCCTTTTTATTCATAGCTTTCTCTTATGCACGAATCCTTATCACAGTTCTCAAGATTCCCTCAGCTGCTGGCAAACGCAAAGCCTTCTCCACCTGTGGTTCTCATCTCACTGTGGTGACCCTCTTTTATGGAAGCATCTTCTATGTCTATTTACAGCCCCTGTCAGCCTACACTGTCAGGGACCGGGTGGCAACTATTGTCTACACAGTTTTATCCTCCCTGCTAAATCCTTTTATCTACAGCCTGAGGAATAAAGACCTGAAACGAGGTTTGAAGAAACTGATGGGCAAAAGGCAATTCTAGTCAGCACCTCTTGACAAACCCAGGAGTAGGATCTGCTCCCTTGGACATAGTTTCTTCTTGGGCTTCATAAACTTGTTAGCGATTAGTGTGCTGAATGCATATGAAGCAAGTCGTTCATGGGCACTTAAAACCATTGATCACATCCAAACAAttagttctctatctttttaaatcAAGAgacctttccttctctttcccagaaatttcatcccttttctttctccaaaTATTGCTCTAAATTAATCTTTtcccacaaatatttactgaacaaatTATATCTGTTTATTAAGACTGACCTTCAAAAATTCTTCACATTTCAGTATATTGCTGAAAATAATTACGTCACAATCCAGTATATTGCTGAAAACAATTAGAATTTGAATGCCTTTGAAAACATACAAAGAGAGGAAAGGATataaggggaagagaagagattaggagaagaaggaagagagagagagaggagaagcaCCAAACCAGACCACAGATTATgatctaaataaaataattcttgttttaagccactatgttTTGATGTGTTTTCGTATGTAGTGAGAGCTAAATGATGCAACTTCCAAAATAATAGAGggagaagaagaaatatttttttaaaaatcatttggaaaGAGGTCAAGAAAGAGTGGCACAGGAACATAGAATGGACAGGAAAACTAGAGAGCACGTAGTAATTTGATCATTTTAAGCATAgatatataatttacattttttaaattaaaatcaacTAAATACCctggttaaaagaaaaacattttcagacttggtttaaaaacaacaacagcaataatTATTTGGACCGTAAAGGTGACACATCCAAAATATAAGGACATACAAAGGttgaaagggaagtggatgtggctcaagcaattgagctcctgccaacctcatgggaggtcccaagttcggtttctggtgcctcctaaagaagaggagcaagacagcaagctgatgcaatgggctggcatggtgagctgacataaaaacatgatgcaacaagagatacaaggagaaaaacataatgagacacacaaaaaagcaggaaGTAGAGGTGGCTAAGCGATTAGGTACCTCCAtcctacatgagaggtcctgtgtttggttgccggtgcctcctaaaagaaagagGAGTGCACAATGAACAGAGTGAGCACAAAaaatgggggatggggagaaataaataaataaaataaatcttttcaaaaaaaaagaaagtgtgaaagaaaaaatgggaaaagatacaACATGCAAGCTCTAACTAAAAGGAAGCTTTATAactttattaatatcagacaaaacaaattCTGAGACTAAAAGCATTACTAGGGAATGAAGTTGTaatatatatgacaacatggataaaccatGAAGACATCAAGTCAAGTGAAATaagcagatataaaaggacaaatattgtatcatctcattgatatgaaaagACTAAAAAAAGCAAGTTATAGAATCATAAATTGAAATATAGGTTACCAGTAGCCAGCGTAGGATGGGGAATggagagttgatgcttaattaatacagaatttctgttgggggtgatggaaaaattttgttaagggtagcacaacattgtgaatgtaattaacatgaGTTACATAttggaatgtggttaaaggggaaaattgtaggtttatatatgtcacatgattaaagatttaaaaacaaacataggaCTATACAGCACAATGAAACTTAATGAAAACatggactatagataatagtacaattataatattatatatataatagtttTTCAACAATTGTAATAATGATGacacactaatacaaagtgttaataatagggaaaactgtgtgagggagagtatatgggaattctgtattttctgcatgatatttctgtaaacctacaacttctctaatttaaaaaatagttttaaaaacttttactaGGACTAAAGAAGAATTTTGTCACTAAATCAAAAGTATCTGTTCAACAGGAAGATCCaacaataataaatgtttattcacCTAATAGCTTAGCCTCACAATATTTACAGAAAATTGGCAGaataacaggaaaaaataaaacttacaatCATAGTAGAAAATTTTGGCAGTCATCTCTCCAAAACTGACAGAACAAGGGAATGAAAAAATCAGTAGGAATTACTAGAAATTAATAGAACACAAGCACAAAACAGAGCATACCAGCAAAGCCAAAAACAACTATATCACTATAAATACaacaataaatacaaatataataagAGAATAGTATGAACAACTCTATACCCATAAATTAGACTACTAAgatgatatggacaaattccttttaaaaaaataattcttcacaagaataaatagaaaatctgaatagttaGTCTTTTATGGAATAAAGAAGTTGAATCtgtcatttaaaacctcccaaccaaaacaaacaaaaaacaaacaactccaAGCTTAATGGCTTCACCActgaattatttcaaatttttaaagagattttaacCATCAGTTCTACACAAATTTTTCCTTAGAAAAAGAGGGAACATATGCCAGCTTGTTCTGTAACTGCAGAATAACCTTGATACCAAAACCTGACAAACACATTATCCAAGAAAGGACAATTATAAGCATATCTCTCTCATAAGGATAGATACAAGTAAAGTTTTAGCAAACCAAATTTATTAATACTTAAAATGGATATCATgcaaatttcatttattccagaaataaaaagttagtttaaaatttaaaattaatctaTGTAATtagccacatttttttaaaaattcatataatCATAGCATATATGCAGAGAAAGTAATGGGTGAAACTTCAATACCCATTGcaatatgaaaaaatgaaaccTCTTAGTAAACCTATAGAAGAGAAGTTCTTTAAcctgataaagaatat encodes the following:
- the LOC101447747 gene encoding olfactory receptor 1L8-like encodes the protein MVRINQTSIVSEFILLGLSSQTEDQTPLFVLFLTMYLVTIIGNLIIILAIYSDPQLQTPMYFFLSFLSFTDICFTTNTVPKMLVDFLSEKKTISYAGCLTQMYFLYAVGNTDSCLLAAMAFDRYVAICDPFHYITMMSQRRCVLLLAFSCSFSHIHSLLHILLLNRLTFCDSNIIHNFICDINPVLKLSCSSTFVNELVIKTEGLVVLVTPFLFIAFSYARILITVLKIPSAAGKRKAFSTCGSHLTVVTLFYGSIFYVYLQPLSAYTVRDRVATIVYTVLSSLLNPFIYSLRNKDLKRGLKKLMGKRQF